The following are encoded together in the Bacillus sp. (in: firmicutes) genome:
- a CDS encoding alpha-L-glutamate ligase: MKKIYVIHENEEWTVHLTRRLNELQLPYEEWFLDKGMVPLWEEPPHGVFYNRISASSHTRDHRFAPELTGAVLTWLERHGRKVINGSGAIRLEVSKVHQYMALQRHGIQTPKTIAAVGKEQIIEAAKQLNAPSFITKHNRAGKGLGVQLFHSVDQLADYVNGPTFEEPIDGITLVQEYIESPDQSIIRCEFVGGKFLYAVRVDTSEGFELCPADVCQIGDAFCPVGEDTKQRPKFEIIEGFKHPILAKYEDFLREQGIHIAGIEMIQDKNGNVYTYDVNTNTNYNKEAEEKAGQYGMLAIAQYLGAELVKLGE, encoded by the coding sequence ATGAAAAAAATTTACGTTATCCATGAAAATGAAGAGTGGACCGTTCATTTAACAAGACGATTAAATGAATTACAGCTACCGTATGAAGAATGGTTTTTAGATAAAGGAATGGTCCCGTTATGGGAAGAGCCGCCGCATGGAGTGTTTTATAATCGGATCAGTGCGTCTTCACATACGCGTGATCACCGGTTTGCACCGGAGTTAACGGGAGCGGTATTGACCTGGTTAGAACGTCACGGCCGGAAAGTGATTAACGGTTCAGGAGCGATTCGTTTAGAAGTAAGTAAAGTCCATCAATATATGGCGCTTCAACGTCATGGCATTCAAACGCCGAAAACGATCGCTGCGGTAGGGAAAGAGCAAATCATAGAAGCAGCGAAACAATTAAACGCTCCTTCCTTTATTACGAAACATAATCGTGCGGGAAAAGGATTAGGCGTTCAACTGTTTCATTCGGTTGACCAGTTAGCCGACTACGTCAATGGCCCTACGTTTGAAGAGCCAATCGATGGAATCACTCTGGTGCAAGAATATATTGAGTCACCAGACCAATCGATTATTCGCTGTGAATTTGTCGGCGGGAAGTTTTTATACGCTGTTCGCGTCGACACATCCGAGGGGTTTGAATTGTGTCCGGCGGATGTTTGCCAAATTGGCGATGCCTTTTGTCCGGTAGGAGAGGATACGAAGCAACGACCTAAATTCGAAATTATTGAAGGATTTAAGCACCCGATTTTAGCGAAATATGAAGACTTTTTACGTGAACAAGGCATCCACATAGCGGGTATCGAAATGATACAAGATAAAAATGGCAACGTGTACACTTACGATGTAAATACGAATACGAACTACAACAAAGAGGCAGAAGAAAAAGCAGGCCAATACGGTATGCTTGCGATTGCGCAATATTTAGGGGCGGAATTAGTTAAATTAGGTGAATAA
- the hutP gene encoding hut operon transcriptional regulator HutP, translating to MLKDKHLRIGRNAILLAMADEHEQAELQSLLHEHGWKWCIGKVGSMDSQKIVAAIETAAKRNGVVDSTLYREMHALYHSVIEAVQGMTRGQVELGGLMRTVGLRFSVVRGNPYENVQEGDWIAVALYGTIGAPVRGLEHETIGLGINHI from the coding sequence GTGTTAAAAGATAAACATCTTCGTATCGGTCGTAACGCCATTTTACTGGCGATGGCAGATGAACATGAACAGGCTGAGCTCCAATCTCTATTACACGAGCATGGATGGAAATGGTGTATAGGAAAAGTAGGTTCGATGGACTCGCAAAAAATTGTCGCTGCGATTGAAACGGCGGCAAAACGAAACGGTGTCGTTGATAGCACATTGTATCGGGAAATGCATGCGTTATACCATTCGGTCATTGAAGCCGTACAAGGGATGACGCGAGGCCAAGTCGAACTAGGGGGATTGATGCGTACCGTCGGATTGCGTTTTTCCGTCGTCCGCGGGAATCCGTACGAAAATGTGCAGGAAGGAGATTGGATTGCCGTTGCGCTTTACGGTACGATTGGCGCCCCGGTCCGCGGGTTAGAGCATGAAACAATCGGATTAGGAATCAATCACATATAA
- the queF gene encoding NADPH-dependent 7-cyano-7-deazaguanine reductase QueF, which yields MSGRKDEELKDLSLLGNQGTKYIYEYSPDILEAFDNKHPDRDYFVKFNCPEFTSLCPKTGQPDFATIYISYIPDKKLVESKSLKLYLFSFRNHGDFHEDCVNIIMNDLIDLMDPKYIEVWGKFTPRGGISIDPYCNYGKPGTKYEKMAEYRLMNHDLYPEKVDNR from the coding sequence ATGAGTGGAAGAAAAGATGAAGAATTAAAAGATTTAAGCTTACTAGGTAACCAAGGAACGAAATACATTTATGAATATTCACCTGATATTTTAGAGGCATTTGACAATAAACATCCTGACCGAGATTATTTTGTCAAATTTAATTGCCCAGAGTTTACAAGCTTGTGTCCAAAAACTGGCCAACCGGATTTTGCAACCATTTATATTAGCTACATTCCTGATAAGAAGTTAGTCGAAAGTAAATCGTTAAAATTGTATTTATTTAGCTTCCGAAATCATGGTGATTTTCATGAAGATTGTGTCAATATTATCATGAACGACTTAATCGACTTAATGGATCCAAAATATATTGAGGTATGGGGAAAATTCACTCCTCGAGGCGGCATCTCCATTGACCCATATTGCAATTATGGGAAACCGGGAACGAAATACGAAAAAATGGCCGAATACCGTTTAATGAATCATGATCTATATCCAGAAAAAGTCGACAATCGATAG
- a CDS encoding helix-turn-helix domain-containing protein — MGVKQTIVASIILAISIVAGCYLISAKNDLGVHNGLESQQNDQGSVLLDIDEAAKLLGLSTEELKRIIKTEQLHLDRNSSFSGTMLPYTVIDGTVYFERSTLLQWAQAITLEHRKYMDGTVHQ; from the coding sequence TTGGGCGTCAAACAAACGATAGTAGCTTCTATAATTCTGGCGATCTCGATTGTAGCGGGCTGTTACTTGATTTCTGCCAAAAATGACCTTGGTGTCCACAACGGATTGGAAAGTCAACAAAATGATCAAGGAAGTGTTCTCCTAGATATAGATGAAGCTGCTAAGCTCCTTGGTTTATCGACAGAAGAATTAAAAAGAATTATCAAGACAGAACAATTACATTTAGACCGAAATAGTAGTTTTTCAGGTACCATGCTGCCATATACAGTGATTGATGGGACGGTTTATTTTGAAAGATCTACTCTTTTACAATGGGCTCAAGCTATTACGTTAGAACATCGAAAATACATGGATGGCACGGTACATCAATAA
- a CDS encoding BMP family ABC transporter substrate-binding protein — MKKLFPILMGMLILIAGCAQGEQATKKDELTIGIVLSDSGLGDGSFNDSAFRGLEKARDELGILFDYKEQPDGNYEQALNELVAEGYDLIIGLGFSIQEALEKVAKEHPEQQFLLIDGYSELKNVMSITFKEQEASFLIGMIAAMQSKTNTLGFIGGADVPVIHHFELGFIQGAQYINPDIEVMVEYANNFGDAQLGQAIAQKQIESGADFLYPAAGFTGIGALEEAQRQQIYAAGVDSDQFFIAEKAIVTSMLKNIDVAVYEVAKRLKENGEVDGTHLELGLKENGVGLAPIRVIDLSEDQLQQIEKAKQKIVSGEITVQSEK; from the coding sequence GTGAAAAAATTATTTCCTATTTTAATGGGGATGCTCATCCTTATCGCTGGATGTGCACAAGGAGAACAAGCAACGAAGAAAGATGAACTCACCATTGGAATTGTTTTATCGGATAGCGGCCTTGGAGATGGCTCTTTTAACGATTCTGCTTTTCGCGGACTCGAAAAAGCTCGAGATGAACTCGGTATATTATTTGATTATAAAGAACAACCGGATGGAAACTACGAACAAGCATTGAATGAACTAGTTGCAGAAGGATATGACTTAATTATTGGACTTGGCTTTTCGATTCAAGAAGCGCTTGAAAAGGTAGCGAAAGAACACCCCGAACAACAATTTTTATTAATTGATGGATATAGCGAGCTTAAAAACGTGATGTCCATTACCTTTAAAGAGCAGGAAGCCAGCTTTTTAATTGGTATGATTGCGGCGATGCAATCAAAAACGAATACGCTTGGCTTTATCGGGGGTGCCGATGTACCAGTCATCCACCATTTTGAGTTGGGCTTTATCCAAGGGGCTCAATACATCAATCCCGACATCGAAGTGATGGTCGAGTATGCGAACAATTTTGGTGATGCTCAACTTGGACAAGCCATTGCACAAAAACAAATCGAAAGCGGGGCGGACTTTTTATATCCAGCAGCCGGGTTTACTGGGATTGGTGCGTTAGAAGAAGCACAACGTCAACAAATTTATGCTGCTGGCGTTGACTCCGACCAGTTCTTTATTGCCGAAAAAGCGATTGTCACTTCGATGTTAAAAAACATTGATGTAGCTGTTTACGAAGTGGCGAAAAGATTAAAGGAAAACGGAGAAGTAGACGGTACTCATTTGGAATTAGGTCTAAAAGAAAATGGGGTCGGACTTGCCCCGATTCGAGTGATTGACCTTTCCGAAGACCAACTACAACAAATTGAAAAAGCGAAACAAAAAATCGTTTCAGGCGAAATTACTGTTCAATCAGAAAAATAA
- a CDS encoding rod shape-determining protein, producing MFSPTDIGIDLGTANILVYTKNKGIVINEPSVVAVDIETKKVLAVGTEAKNMIGKTPSNIQAVRPLKNGVIADFDMTTEMLKLLMKKVSKKIGISVRKPRVVVCTPSGATAVERRAIHDAVKSCGAKQVILIEEPVAAAIGADLSVSEPVANVIVDIGGGTTEVAIISFGGIVTSQSIRIGGDKLDDDIIQYVRKHYNLLIGERTAEEVKKQIGNALADHEEQTMEIRGRNLVTGLPKTITLTSTEIHTAIKESLQDILNIVKETLEHCPPELSGDIVERGVVLTGGGSLLNGLQEWISQEIDVPVHMAPNPLESVAIGTGRSLHVMKKLMQLA from the coding sequence ATGTTTTCACCAACAGATATAGGAATCGACTTAGGTACAGCAAATATATTAGTATATACAAAGAATAAAGGCATTGTAATTAACGAGCCATCCGTCGTGGCCGTTGACATTGAAACAAAAAAAGTTCTTGCTGTAGGCACGGAAGCAAAAAACATGATTGGAAAAACTCCTAGTAACATCCAAGCGGTCCGCCCCTTAAAAAACGGAGTGATTGCTGATTTTGATATGACAACGGAGATGTTAAAACTATTAATGAAAAAAGTGAGTAAAAAAATCGGTATATCTGTACGAAAGCCGCGAGTGGTCGTTTGTACGCCATCGGGGGCAACGGCGGTTGAACGGCGTGCGATTCATGATGCTGTGAAAAGCTGTGGGGCCAAACAAGTGATCTTAATTGAAGAGCCTGTTGCAGCCGCTATTGGAGCTGACCTTTCCGTTTCCGAACCAGTGGCCAACGTGATTGTAGACATTGGGGGCGGGACAACTGAAGTGGCGATCATTTCGTTCGGTGGCATCGTAACGTCCCAATCGATTCGAATCGGTGGCGACAAACTCGACGATGACATTATTCAATACGTACGTAAGCACTATAATCTCCTGATTGGTGAACGAACAGCCGAAGAAGTAAAAAAACAAATCGGAAATGCGCTCGCCGATCACGAAGAACAAACAATGGAGATTCGCGGAAGAAATTTAGTGACAGGTCTACCAAAAACGATTACATTAACTTCAACAGAAATTCATACAGCCATTAAAGAATCTCTTCAAGACATTTTAAATATCGTCAAAGAAACACTCGAACATTGTCCACCGGAACTAAGCGGCGATATCGTTGAACGCGGGGTCGTACTCACTGGTGGCGGGTCCCTTTTAAACGGCTTACAAGAATGGATTAGCCAAGAAATCGACGTTCCTGTTCACATGGCTCCAAATCCATTAGAATCGGTTGCTATTGGAACCGGTCGTTCATTACACGTGATGAAAAAACTAATGCAGTTGGCGTAG
- the hutH gene encoding histidine ammonia-lyase, which produces MVVLTGHSLTIEDVRKVVLEKVFVSAHPDSWQEVEKSRKAVEQVVKEKRVVYGINTGFGKFSDVLIDEKDVKELQYNLIQSHACGVGDPFPEEVSRAMVLLRANALLKGFSGVRPVVIERLLQLLNAEIHPVVPQQGSLGASGDLAPLSHLALVLMGEGEVFYKGARVKAIEALSKEGIAPITLEAKEGLALINGTQAMTAVGVVAYLEAETMAYESEMIAALTMEGLRGIVDAFDEDVHVVRGYPQQVEVARRIRIYLHDSKLTTRQGELRVQDAYSLRCIPQVHGASWQALDYVKEKLEIEINAATDNPLIFPDKRKVISGGNFHGQPIALAMDFMKIALSELANISERRIERLVNPQLNDLPPFLSPEPGLQSGAMIMQYCAASLVSENKTLAHPASVDSIPSSANQEDHVSMGTIAARHAYMILQNVRRVLAIELICAMEAVAYRGVEGMASNTRAFYEEARKIVPRIVKDRKFSDDIEAMNTWLKQFDWFTFFQKKLRTNKIK; this is translated from the coding sequence ATGGTCGTGTTAACCGGTCATTCGTTGACGATAGAAGACGTTCGAAAAGTCGTCTTGGAAAAAGTGTTTGTTTCAGCCCATCCAGATAGTTGGCAAGAAGTAGAGAAAAGCCGAAAAGCGGTTGAACAAGTGGTAAAAGAAAAAAGAGTCGTCTACGGAATCAATACGGGATTTGGGAAGTTTAGCGATGTGTTAATTGATGAAAAAGACGTCAAAGAGCTGCAATACAATTTAATTCAGTCGCATGCGTGCGGGGTAGGCGATCCGTTTCCAGAAGAAGTGTCACGAGCGATGGTGTTGCTTCGAGCGAATGCGTTGCTAAAAGGCTTCTCCGGCGTAAGGCCTGTCGTCATTGAACGGCTTCTTCAATTATTGAACGCCGAAATTCATCCGGTCGTACCTCAACAAGGGTCGTTAGGAGCAAGCGGCGATTTAGCCCCTCTTTCCCATTTAGCCCTCGTCTTAATGGGAGAAGGTGAGGTCTTTTACAAGGGAGCTCGTGTCAAAGCCATAGAGGCTCTTTCGAAGGAAGGGATTGCTCCTATTACTTTAGAGGCAAAAGAAGGGTTAGCCCTCATCAATGGAACACAAGCGATGACGGCCGTCGGTGTTGTGGCGTATTTAGAAGCAGAGACGATGGCGTATGAAAGTGAAATGATAGCTGCCCTAACGATGGAAGGACTTCGTGGAATTGTCGATGCGTTTGATGAAGACGTACATGTTGTACGTGGGTATCCACAGCAAGTCGAGGTTGCCCGTCGAATAAGAATCTATTTACACGATAGTAAATTGACTACTCGCCAAGGGGAGCTGCGTGTCCAAGATGCGTACTCGCTACGCTGTATTCCACAAGTGCACGGAGCGTCCTGGCAAGCGCTCGATTATGTAAAAGAAAAACTGGAAATCGAAATAAATGCCGCAACGGACAATCCGCTTATTTTTCCGGACAAAAGAAAAGTCATCTCAGGGGGCAACTTTCATGGACAGCCGATTGCGTTAGCGATGGATTTTATGAAAATCGCCTTATCCGAACTCGCGAATATCTCTGAGCGGCGCATTGAGCGTCTAGTCAATCCACAGTTAAACGATCTGCCCCCATTTTTAAGTCCGGAGCCGGGCTTACAATCAGGGGCGATGATTATGCAATATTGTGCGGCGTCGCTCGTATCTGAAAATAAAACGCTCGCTCATCCGGCTAGTGTCGACTCCATTCCTTCTTCTGCGAATCAAGAAGACCATGTGAGCATGGGGACGATTGCGGCACGTCACGCGTATATGATTTTGCAAAATGTCCGTCGCGTGTTAGCCATTGAGCTCATTTGTGCGATGGAGGCGGTCGCGTATCGGGGAGTCGAAGGGATGGCATCCAATACGAGAGCTTTTTACGAGGAAGCGAGAAAAATCGTTCCGCGCATCGTGAAAGACCGCAAATTTTCGGATGACATTGAAGCAATGAATACGTGGTTAAAACAGTTTGATTGGTTCACTTTTTTCCAGAAAAAACTTCGAACAAACAAAATCAAGTAA
- a CDS encoding 5-formyltetrahydrofolate cyclo-ligase, with protein sequence MIDKDTIRHRVWNTLTEKKLGRFPFPLTHRIPNFKGAEQAAHHVTSLKEYQEAKTVKVNPDAPQLPLRTQVLVDGKTLLVPTPRLRAGFILVKPEWVPKGEERKAASLKHIRTYGQEIALTEIPTIDLFVAGSVAVTKDGRRIGKGEGYSDREYAILRELGQPHMPVVTTVHSVQVVEEDVPKDRYDVIVDWIVTEQGCMKTDSPYEKPNGIYWEEVTDEEMNEMPVLKELWEIKKKVKRI encoded by the coding sequence ATGATCGACAAAGACACAATTCGTCACCGCGTTTGGAACACGTTAACCGAAAAAAAGCTCGGCAGGTTCCCGTTTCCGCTTACCCATCGTATCCCAAATTTTAAAGGAGCAGAACAGGCGGCTCATCACGTGACCTCATTAAAAGAGTATCAAGAAGCGAAAACGGTGAAAGTCAATCCAGATGCCCCCCAGCTTCCTCTGCGAACGCAAGTGTTAGTAGATGGAAAAACGTTACTTGTGCCTACTCCACGGCTACGCGCAGGATTTATCCTTGTAAAACCAGAGTGGGTACCGAAAGGAGAGGAACGAAAAGCCGCCAGTTTAAAGCATATTCGGACGTATGGTCAGGAAATAGCGTTAACCGAAATACCGACGATTGATTTGTTTGTAGCTGGTTCCGTCGCTGTCACCAAAGATGGGCGCCGTATCGGAAAAGGGGAAGGATATTCTGATCGGGAATATGCCATTCTTCGGGAGCTTGGTCAACCGCACATGCCGGTGGTGACGACCGTTCATTCGGTTCAAGTAGTGGAGGAGGATGTGCCAAAAGACCGGTATGATGTAATCGTCGATTGGATTGTCACAGAACAAGGATGTATGAAGACCGATTCCCCATACGAAAAGCCGAACGGAATTTATTGGGAAGAAGTAACCGATGAAGAAATGAATGAAATGCCGGTTTTGAAAGAGTTATGGGAGATAAAGAAAAAAGTAAAACGAATTTAA
- a CDS encoding methyl-accepting chemotaxis protein — protein MTLRKRLLILGLIPVLIASIMIGFILFQIVQIQSSSKEDVQILLDVEQLNGDFIITKQALANYAFNPSESYKTEALAQLQVVQEELTQLKRQLKTEEHIAILQKMNQKFDDLYHASQEALSSGNLPEVKRQSIRISGILNDMHLLSLRTSQWHGDIVDQTKKKIEFIITSSIIGSIILVVGSTFVSWYLGKQITKPIHQLVQQAEQVANGDLTVQLTDDRHKKSIVEIGKLTGAFEHMVHNLKQTVQSVDTIGTEVKQFTEEISNQMQSLLESSNQIAVSTDELARGSQDISENIQSTASLMNSISEEMTHSLQESQQSSHFSSQALTSVKHGRENVQKQRELTNLVSESTDNILRAVEEFANYTSKIEEAANAVTSIAEQTNLLALNAAIEAARAGEAGKGFAVVAEEVRKLADDSKLATESITSMLGYINQGTQAIVDAVRQGKGISQEQMQSMDQIEQSFESIMRNVTKVYDQLDQLCETLTETNHKTENINMAIENISAVTEETAAGTEEISATTEEQVNAFKHMTDQVKVLEQKTEQLKKELERFQL, from the coding sequence TTGACCTTACGAAAACGATTGTTAATCTTAGGCCTTATTCCCGTTCTTATTGCATCGATCATGATTGGATTTATCTTGTTCCAAATTGTACAAATTCAAAGTTCGTCTAAAGAAGATGTTCAAATTTTATTGGACGTTGAGCAACTTAACGGGGATTTCATTATTACTAAACAAGCGTTAGCCAACTATGCATTTAATCCATCGGAAAGCTACAAAACGGAAGCGCTCGCCCAATTACAAGTTGTTCAAGAGGAGTTGACTCAATTAAAAAGGCAATTAAAAACAGAAGAACATATCGCGATTTTACAAAAAATGAACCAAAAATTTGATGATTTATACCATGCCTCTCAAGAAGCGTTATCATCTGGAAATTTACCGGAAGTAAAACGCCAATCGATACGAATTTCCGGTATTTTAAACGATATGCATTTACTGTCGCTTCGCACATCCCAATGGCATGGTGATATCGTTGATCAAACGAAGAAAAAAATCGAATTTATTATTACTTCATCCATTATCGGAAGTATTATTCTCGTTGTCGGTTCTACTTTCGTTTCTTGGTATTTAGGAAAACAAATCACAAAGCCTATTCATCAGCTCGTTCAACAAGCAGAACAAGTGGCTAATGGGGATTTAACGGTGCAATTAACGGATGATCGTCATAAAAAATCAATCGTGGAGATTGGAAAACTGACTGGTGCATTCGAACATATGGTTCATAACTTAAAACAAACGGTACAATCCGTCGATACCATTGGAACAGAAGTAAAGCAATTTACTGAAGAAATATCCAATCAAATGCAGAGCTTACTTGAAAGTAGCAACCAAATCGCTGTTTCGACTGACGAATTAGCACGAGGAAGTCAAGACATTTCCGAAAACATTCAGTCTACTGCTTCCTTAATGAACTCGATTAGCGAAGAAATGACCCATAGTTTGCAAGAAAGTCAGCAGTCGTCCCACTTTAGCAGCCAGGCACTTACTTCTGTGAAGCATGGACGTGAAAACGTACAAAAACAACGTGAATTAACAAATCTTGTTTCCGAATCAACGGATAACATTCTACGAGCCGTTGAAGAATTCGCCAACTATACATCAAAAATTGAAGAAGCAGCCAATGCGGTAACCTCCATTGCTGAGCAAACAAACTTACTTGCCTTAAACGCAGCCATTGAAGCAGCACGTGCAGGAGAAGCCGGAAAAGGATTTGCTGTCGTTGCCGAAGAAGTTCGAAAACTTGCGGATGACTCCAAATTAGCAACTGAATCCATTACGTCGATGCTTGGCTACATTAATCAAGGTACCCAAGCTATTGTTGATGCCGTACGTCAAGGAAAAGGCATCTCCCAAGAACAAATGCAATCTATGGATCAAATTGAGCAATCGTTTGAATCTATTATGCGTAACGTCACTAAAGTATACGACCAATTAGATCAACTTTGTGAAACGTTAACAGAAACCAATCACAAAACCGAAAACATTAACATGGCCATTGAAAATATAAGTGCTGTGACCGAAGAAACAGCCGCCGGTACAGAAGAAATTTCGGCAACCACTGAAGAACAAGTGAACGCCTTTAAACATATGACCGATCAAGTAAAAGTGCTTGAACAAAAAACAGAACAATTAAAGAAAGAACTAGAACGTTTTCAATTATAA
- a CDS encoding nitric oxide synthase oxygenase, whose translation MEQQRLWQEASTFIDVCYKELGKSEADIERRKKDIREAIERDGFYEHTYEELAHGARMAWRNSNRCIGRLFWQSLHVFDARGARTEEEIYDHLIHHIDFATNEGKIRPTITVFAPEHNGKEQVRIWNHQLIRYAGYETDEGIIGDSSSISFTKACQSFGWQGEGTPFDVLPLVIQVNGQQPKWFDILKEVVKEVPLEHPEYPWFADLQLKWYAVPIISDMYLEIGGIRYTAAPFNGWYMETEIGARNLADDYRYNMLPTIAEWMGLDTSKNSTLWKDKALIELNIAVLHSYKKHGVSIVDHHTAAQQFKLFEQQEAAVCRHVTGDWTWLIPPVSPATTHIFHQPYDNTMISPNFYYQKRPYE comes from the coding sequence ATGGAACAACAACGGTTATGGCAAGAAGCGTCGACATTTATTGATGTTTGTTATAAAGAACTCGGAAAGAGCGAAGCGGATATCGAAAGGCGAAAAAAAGATATTCGTGAAGCGATTGAGCGGGACGGATTTTATGAGCATACGTATGAAGAGTTAGCTCACGGGGCGCGCATGGCGTGGAGAAACAGTAACCGCTGTATTGGGCGACTGTTTTGGCAATCGTTACACGTGTTTGATGCACGCGGTGCAAGGACTGAAGAAGAAATTTATGACCATTTAATCCATCACATTGATTTTGCCACGAATGAAGGAAAAATTCGCCCAACGATTACCGTGTTTGCGCCGGAACACAATGGGAAAGAACAGGTTCGTATTTGGAATCACCAGTTAATTCGGTATGCCGGTTACGAAACGGACGAAGGCATCATCGGTGATTCTTCCTCCATATCGTTTACGAAAGCGTGTCAGTCGTTCGGTTGGCAAGGGGAAGGAACGCCGTTTGATGTTCTGCCGTTAGTGATCCAAGTAAATGGTCAACAACCAAAATGGTTTGATATTCTAAAAGAAGTCGTAAAGGAAGTTCCGCTTGAACATCCAGAGTATCCTTGGTTTGCTGACTTACAGTTAAAATGGTATGCGGTACCGATTATTTCGGATATGTATTTAGAAATTGGCGGCATTCGGTACACCGCAGCCCCGTTTAACGGGTGGTACATGGAAACGGAAATCGGTGCGCGCAATTTAGCAGACGACTATCGGTACAACATGCTCCCAACGATCGCCGAGTGGATGGGACTGGATACAAGTAAAAATAGCACGCTATGGAAAGATAAAGCACTCATTGAGTTAAATATCGCGGTACTTCATTCCTATAAAAAACACGGTGTGAGCATCGTCGATCATCATACCGCTGCGCAACAATTTAAATTGTTTGAACAACAGGAAGCTGCCGTCTGTCGTCATGTAACGGGTGACTGGACATGGCTCATTCCGCCAGTCTCACCAGCAACGACCCATATTTTTCACCAACCGTATGACAACACGATGATTTCACCGAACTTCTATTATCAAAAACGACCGTATGAGTAA